From the Accumulibacter sp. genome, one window contains:
- a CDS encoding Fe(3+) ABC transporter substrate-binding protein: MPLSFLRTCIAVALVSVSLAGAQAQEKVVNLYSARHYQTDEALYSNFTRQTGITVKRIEGKEDELLERIRNEGASSPADVLLTVDAARLAVAHEMGLLAPVRSKLLEARIPVHLRTDDWFAFSLRARVIVYAKGVVDPQTVQSYADLANPRLRGKLCSRSGSHPYNLSLLASIIAHQGEVKAEEWARGVVANFARAPKGGDTDQIRSVAAGECGVALANTYYLARLMRSDKAEDRKTIERIGIVWPDQNGSGTHVNVSGGGMLKTAPHREAAIKFLEYLASDEAQRYFADGNNEWPVVPGVKVGNPALEALGKFKADNLPVGSLATYRAKAQLIFDRVGHR, from the coding sequence ATGCCACTCTCGTTCCTGCGTACCTGCATCGCCGTCGCCCTGGTCAGCGTCTCGCTGGCTGGCGCACAGGCGCAGGAGAAAGTCGTCAACCTCTACTCGGCCCGCCACTACCAGACCGATGAGGCGTTGTACAGCAACTTCACGCGGCAGACGGGCATCACCGTCAAACGCATCGAGGGCAAGGAGGACGAGCTGCTCGAGCGGATTCGCAACGAGGGTGCGAGCAGTCCGGCCGATGTCCTGCTGACGGTCGATGCCGCCCGTCTGGCGGTGGCGCACGAGATGGGCCTGCTGGCGCCGGTGCGCTCGAAGCTGCTCGAAGCGCGCATTCCGGTGCACCTGCGCACCGACGACTGGTTCGCCTTCTCGCTGCGCGCGCGCGTCATCGTCTACGCGAAAGGCGTCGTCGATCCGCAGACGGTGCAGAGCTATGCTGACCTGGCCAACCCGAGACTGCGTGGCAAGCTCTGTTCTCGCTCCGGCTCCCATCCCTACAACCTGTCGCTGCTGGCGTCGATCATCGCGCATCAGGGCGAGGTGAAGGCCGAGGAGTGGGCGCGCGGAGTGGTCGCCAACTTCGCGCGCGCACCGAAGGGCGGCGATACCGATCAGATTCGCTCGGTGGCTGCCGGTGAATGCGGCGTCGCGCTCGCCAACACCTACTACCTGGCGCGCCTGATGCGTTCCGACAAAGCCGAGGACCGCAAGACGATCGAGCGCATCGGTATCGTCTGGCCCGACCAGAACGGCAGCGGGACGCATGTCAATGTGTCCGGCGGCGGCATGCTGAAGACGGCGCCACACCGGGAAGCGGCGATCAAGTTCCTCGAGTACCTTGCCAGCGACGAAGCGCAGCGCTACTTTGCCGATGGCAACAATGAGTGGCCGGTGGTGCCCGGGGTCAAGGTCGGCAACCCGGCCCTGGAGGCGCTCGGCAAGTTCAAGGCCGACAACCTGCCGGTGGGCTCGCTGGCAACCTACCGCGCCAAGGCACAACTGATCTTCGATCGCGTGGGTCATCGCTGA